The Arachis hypogaea cultivar Tifrunner chromosome 19, arahy.Tifrunner.gnm2.J5K5, whole genome shotgun sequence genome has a window encoding:
- the LOC112775703 gene encoding uncharacterized protein — MESTKEQHGLLHQILPPRLEDAGLEDCALPPESIHQAFLKAAAAVKSAAAIFSDDDDETAGDCVNDPWPAAAEGTSDAVIGIEPENEPPGACAVEKGCEEGGDEVKVSGGSGGEVEEVVEEIVVGEGAKLGEGEEEPCIDELQGLGIEDDAKKKNCEEEKKPTLTEGYV; from the coding sequence ATGGAGTCAACCAAAGAACAACACGGGTTACTGCACCAGATCCTACCCCCGCGCCTCGAAGATGCAGGCCTCGAAGATTGTGCTCTTCCGCCTGAATCCATCCACCAAGCATTCCTCAAAGCAGCCGCTGCCGTGAAGTCCGCCGCCGCGATTTTCTCCGATGACGATGACGAGACTGCCGGAGATTGCGTCAACGACCCGTGGCCAGCCGCAGCCGAGGGAACCTCCGATGCCGTGATTGGGATCGAGCCGGAGAACGAGCCGCCCGGAGCATGTGCCGTCGAGAAAGGATGCGAAGAAGGCGGCGATGAGGTGAAGGTCTCTGGTGGTAGCGGCGGCGAAGTGGAGGAGGTTGTGGAAGAAATTGTGGTTGGAGAAGGAGCTAAATTGGGGGAAGGTGAAGAAGAACCTTGCATTGATGAATTGCAAGGTTTGGGAATTGAAGATGATGCAAAGAAGAAAAActgtgaagaagagaagaaacctaCTTTAACTGAAGGCTATGTATGA
- the LOC112775701 gene encoding glyoxylate/hydroxypyruvate/pyruvate reductase 2KGR — translation MGSISVLLVGKVLPYLEQELDKRYNLFRGIDPSQRAAVLRDHAASIRAVVASSSGGPDAALIEALPKLEIVSSFSVGVDRIDLQKCKEKGVRVTNTPDVLTDEVADLTIGLILAVLRRICECDRYVRSGNWKKGDYKLTTKFSGKTLGILGLGRIGAAVAKRAEGFDCSICYYSRNEKPDSKYKYYPSVVELASNCDVLVVACPLTSETHHIINREVINALGPKGVLINIGRGKHVDEPELVSALLEGRLGGAGLDVFEKEPHVPEELFGLENVVLLPHVGSATVETRTAMADLVLDNLEAHFLGKPLLTPLV, via the exons ATGGGATCAATCAGCGTCCTCCTCGTCGGAAAAGTCCTTCCATATCTCGAACAAGAGCTCGACAAGCGCTACAACCTCTTCCGCGGTATCGATCCATCGCAGAGGGCCGCCGTCCTCCGCGACCATGCCGCCTCCATACGCGCCGTCGTAGCCAGCTCCAGCGGCGGACCCGATGCGGCGCTCATCGAGGCGCTTCCCAAGCTGGAGATTGTTTCGAGCTTCAGCGTCGGCGTGGATAGGATAGATCTCCAGAAGTGCAAGGAGAAAGGGGTTAGGGTTACGAACACTCCCGATGTTTTGACCGATGAGGTTGCGGATTTGACGATCGGGTTGATTCTTGCGGTACTGAGGCGGATCTGCGAGTGCGATCGATACGTGAGGAGCGGGAATTGGAAAAAAGGTGACTACAAGTTGACTACTAAG TTCTCTGGCAAAACCCTCGGCATTCTTGGGTTGGGAAGGATTGGCGCAGCAGTTGCCAAGAGAGCTGAAGGATTCGACTGTTCAATATGTTATTACTCCAGAAATGAAAAACCAGATTCGAAGTACAAGTACTATCCAAGTGTTGTTGAGTTAGCCTCCAACTGTGATGTACTGGTTGTTGCCTGCCCTCTTACGTCGGAAACTCATCACATAATCAACCGGGAGGTGATAAATGCTCTCGGTCCAAAGGGTGTTCTGATCAACATTGGGCGAGGCAAGCATGTTGATGAGCCGGAGCTGGTCTCTGCACTGCTTGAAGGTCGCCTAGGAGGAGCTGGGCTAGATGTGTTCGAGAAAGAGCCTCATGTCCCCGAAGAGCTGTTTGGGCTTGAAAATGTTGTTTTGCTGCCTCATGTTGGAAGCGCCACAGTTGAAACTCGGACTGCAATGGCTGACCTTGTCCTTGACAATCTGGAGGCTCACTTCCTCGGAAAGCCCCTCTTAACCCCATTGGTTTAA
- the LOC112776914 gene encoding rop guanine nucleotide exchange factor 12 gives MVKALEQENESYKSKLFHFKGMFENTGRHTKSLSIESASKLDVAEEDIVSSKSQGSKLNELDKNKNNNNNNNKSPAAAPAKPRVMSKEEIELKEQKDKLLQEMEQMKERFAKLLLGEDMSGGGKGVSSALALSNAFTNLAASIFGEQRRLEPMPPERKAKWKKEIDWLLSVTEYIVEMVPQQQKNKDGTTMEIMTTRQRTDLHMNIPALKKLDTMLLECLDGFQEKQEFYYVKKDASDDSEKDGGKNDDKWWLPTPKVPVDGLSEASRRFLQYQKDSVNQVLKAAMAINAQTLSEMEIPESYIDSLPKNGRSSLGESIYRSITVEFFDPDQFLSTVDLSSEHKILDLKNRIEASMVIWRRKMNQKDSKSSWSSAVSLEKREQFEDRAETILLLIKHRFPGAPQSALDISKIQFNRDVGQACLESYSRILESLAYTVLSRIEDVQYADQQTQNPRKSNAAKSSIPRPPTTPKDDVDSGSMTLSDFMGWNGGDHSNKDPFAATDDFYKDIDNGKGQKLPNVTTDKKVSYLDSLGGMRSPTSRH, from the exons atggtGAAGGCATTGGAACAAGAAAATGAAAGTTATAAATCCAAACTATTCCATTTCAAAGGAATGTTTGAGAACACAGGTAGGCATACAAAGAGTTTGAGCATTGAGAGTGCTAGCAAATTGGATGTGGCTGAAGAAGATATAGTTTCATCAAAGAGTCAAGGTTCAAAGCTCAATGAAttagataaaaacaaaaacaataacaacaataataataagagtCCTGCTGCTGCTCCAGCTAAGCCAAGGGTTATGagcaaggaagaaattgaactcaAAGAACAAAAAGATAAGCTACTGCAGG AAATGGAACAAATGAAGGAGAGATTTGCAAAGTTGCTATTGGGTGAAGATATGTCTGGTGGTGGAAAAGGTGTTTCATCTGCATTGGCCTTGTCAAATGCGTTCACAAATCTTGCAG CTTCGATTTTCGGAGAGCAACGACGCCTAGAGCCGATGCCTCCAGAGAGGAAAGCAAAGTGGAAAAAAGAAATTGATTGGCTTCTATCAGTTACTGAATACATTGTTGAGATGGTTCCTCAACAACAAAAGAACAAGGATGGCACAACCATGGAg ATCATGACGACGCGACAAAGAACTGATCTCCACATGAATATCCCTGCCTTAAAAAAGCTTGATACAATGCTTCTT GAATGTTTAGATGGCTTCCAAGAGAAGCAAGAGTTCTATTATGTAAAGAAGGATGCTTCGGATGATTCGGAGAAAGATGGAGGGAAGAATGATGACAAGTGGTGGTTGCCTACACCTAAGGTTCCAGTAGATGGTTTATCTGAGGCATCAAGAAGGTTTCTGCAGTACCAAAAAGATAGTGTCAACCAAGTCCTCAAAGCAGCCATGGCCATAAATGCTCAAACTCTATCAGAAATGGAGATCCCTGAAAGCTACATTGATTCCCTACCCAAG aatGGAAGATCAAGTCTAGGCGAATCGATCTACCGGAGCATTACAGTTGAGTTTTTTGATCCGGACCAGTTCCTATCAACTGTGGACTTGTCATCAGAACACAAGATCCTTGATCTGAAGAACAGAATTGAGGCTTCAATGGTAATTTGGAGGAGGAAGATGAACCAAAAGGACTCAAAATCATCTTGGAGTTCTGCTGTGAGTCTGGAGAAAAGAGAACAATTTGAAGACAGAGCAGAAACCATCTTGCTTCTCATTAAGCATCGTTTCCCCGGAGCTCCTCAATCTGCATTGGATATAAGCAAAATCCAATTCAACAGG GATGTGGGGCAAGCTTGTCTCGAAAGCTATTCAAGAATCTTGGAAAGTTTGGCCTATACAGTGCTTTCAAGAATAGAAGATGTACAATATGCAGATCAACAAACTCAAAATCCTAGGAAGAGTAATGCTGCAAAGAGCTCAATTCCAAGGCCTCCAACAACTCCTAAAGATGATGTAGACAGTGGTTCGATGACCCTCTCGGATTTCATGGGTTGGAATGGTGGTGATCACAGTAATAAGGATCCTTTCGCGGCTACAGACGACTTCTACAAGGATATTGACAATGGAAAAGGCCAGAAGCTTCCAAATGTAACGACTGATAAGAAGGTTTCCTATCTTGATTCCTTGGGAGGTATGAGAAGTCCAACTTCGCGCCATTAA
- the LOC112776915 gene encoding photosystem I reaction center subunit VI-2, chloroplastic, whose product MASLATLAAVQPAAVNGLAGSSLNGTKLSFKSSHQTLKSKKFRSGAVVAKYGDKSVYFDLEDIGNTTGQWDLYGSDAPSPYNPLQSKFFETFAAPFTKRGLLLKFLILGGGSTLAYFSATASGDILPIKKGPQLPPKLGPRGKI is encoded by the exons ATGGCTTCCCTTGCAACCTTAGCTGCTGTTCAACCAGCTGCAGTCAATGGACTTGCTGGAAGTTCCCTTAATGGAACTAAGCTCTCTTTCAAATCCTCTCACCAAACTTTAAAATCCAAGAAATTCAG GAGTGGTGCTGTGGTAGCAAAGTATGGTGACAAGAGTGTGTACTTTGATTTGGAGGACATTGGCAACACTACAGGGCAGTGGGATTTGTATGGTTCAGATGCACCTTCACCTTACAACCCTCTTCAG AGCAAGTTCTTTGAGACATTTGCTGCTCCATTCACAAAGAGGGGATTGTTGCTCAAGTTCTTGATCTTGGGAGGTGGTTCAACACTTGCATACTTCAGTGCCACTGCTTCAGGTGACATTCTCCCAATCAAGAAGGGCCCACAACTCCCACCAAAGCTTGGTCCACGTGGCAAGATCTAA